Proteins from one Trichoplusia ni isolate ovarian cell line Hi5 chromosome 9, tn1, whole genome shotgun sequence genomic window:
- the LOC113497781 gene encoding neuromedin-U receptor 1-like isoform X1, protein MPDYFKMVNGTSVNVSEDGHGFTKIAYFEEPYYLLVIYCVALSLIFVASLVGNVLTCIVIYYDRTMHTATNYYLFNLAVSDLLVTFPILIFIYQILSGSALLEFEYGKMTCKFIICVHFMVVTILWNNGILVMTVLSIERYIAICYPMMLKGTPVWRRVGKIIAIIWVIALLEALVEAFYTMDVYDTGNNLICFLIPNALSKLLTAIMAVVTFIVPLGIMTFVYTMIAFKVNNNNPKYHFKDTVLNNGSNRNKVNKLIIALTVSFVICWLPYFLIRVILVVVDTDNFSRTDQYWSPAHKIAMFNCWFAAALNPLLFSLMSTKFRKALKKLWERRVKKRNVLTEKSFSNTLQTSRITKMGI, encoded by the exons ATgcctgattattttaaaatggtgaATGGAACAAGTGTAAATGTGTCAGAAGACGGGCATGGATTCACCAAAATTGCGTACTTTGAGGAACCGTATTACTTATTGGTGATATACTGTGTAGCGTTGTCCTTGATCTTCGTCGCCAGCCTCGTCGGCAATGTCCTCACATGCATCGTCATCTACTACGACAGGACCATGCACACCGCCACCAACTACTACCTATTTAACTTGGCGGTGTCAGACCTCTTGGTAACGTTTCCCATTTTAATATTCATCTACCAAATTCTGAGTGGATCTGCGCTACTAGAGTTCGAGTATGGAAAGATGACTTGCAAATTTATAATATGCGTTCATTTTATGGTCGTTACCATCCTTTGGAATAACGGAATTCTAGTGATGACTGTCCTATCCATAGAACGATACATAGCTATATGCTATCCCATGATGTTGAAAGGCACTCCTGTTTGGCGAAGAGTGGgaaaaataattgcaattatCTGGGTGATAGCTTTGTTGGAGGCTTTGGTGGAGGCATTTTATACGATGGACGTCTACGATACTGGGAACAACTTGATTTGTTTCTTAATACCGAACGCATTATCTAAACTTCTGACGGCGATTATGGCAGTGGTTACATTCATCGTGCCGCTGGGTATAATGACGTTTGTCTACACCATGATAGCTTTCAAAGTTAACAATAACAACCCcaaatatcattttaaagaCACGGTACTGAACAATGGGAGCAACAGGAACAAGGTTAATAAACTGATCA TAGCTCTGACAGTGTCGTTTGTAATCTGCTGGCTTCCGTACTTCCTCATCCGAGTGATACTCGTGGTCGTCGATACAGATAACTTCTCAAGAACTGATCAG TACTGGAGTCCAGCTCATAAGATCGCGATGTTCAACTGCTGGTTCGCTGCGGCCCTCAATCCATTGCTGTTCAGTCTCATGTCCACTAAGTTTCGGAAAGCGCTTAAG AAACTCTGGGAGAGGCGAGTGAAGAAAAGAAATGTTCTTACTGAAAAGTCGTTTTCGAATACTCTGCAAACGAGCCGTATCACAAAAATGGGtatctaa
- the LOC113497781 gene encoding neuropeptides capa receptor-like isoform X2 has product MPDYFKMVNGTSVNVSEDGHGFTKIAYFEEPYYLLVIYCVALSLIFVASLVGNVLTCIVIYYDRTMHTATNYYLFNLAVSDLLVTFPILIFIYQILSGSALLEFEYGKMTCKFIICVHFMVVTILWNNGILVMTVLSIERYIAICYPMMLKGTPVWRRVGKIIAIIWVIALLEALVEAFYTMDVYDTGNNLICFLIPNALSKLLTAIMAVVTFIVPLGIMTFVYTMIAFKVNNNNPKYHFKDTVLNNGSNRNKVNKLITLTVSFVICWLPYFLIRVILVVVDTDNFSRTDQYWSPAHKIAMFNCWFAAALNPLLFSLMSTKFRKALKKLWERRVKKRNVLTEKSFSNTLQTSRITKMGI; this is encoded by the exons ATgcctgattattttaaaatggtgaATGGAACAAGTGTAAATGTGTCAGAAGACGGGCATGGATTCACCAAAATTGCGTACTTTGAGGAACCGTATTACTTATTGGTGATATACTGTGTAGCGTTGTCCTTGATCTTCGTCGCCAGCCTCGTCGGCAATGTCCTCACATGCATCGTCATCTACTACGACAGGACCATGCACACCGCCACCAACTACTACCTATTTAACTTGGCGGTGTCAGACCTCTTGGTAACGTTTCCCATTTTAATATTCATCTACCAAATTCTGAGTGGATCTGCGCTACTAGAGTTCGAGTATGGAAAGATGACTTGCAAATTTATAATATGCGTTCATTTTATGGTCGTTACCATCCTTTGGAATAACGGAATTCTAGTGATGACTGTCCTATCCATAGAACGATACATAGCTATATGCTATCCCATGATGTTGAAAGGCACTCCTGTTTGGCGAAGAGTGGgaaaaataattgcaattatCTGGGTGATAGCTTTGTTGGAGGCTTTGGTGGAGGCATTTTATACGATGGACGTCTACGATACTGGGAACAACTTGATTTGTTTCTTAATACCGAACGCATTATCTAAACTTCTGACGGCGATTATGGCAGTGGTTACATTCATCGTGCCGCTGGGTATAATGACGTTTGTCTACACCATGATAGCTTTCAAAGTTAACAATAACAACCCcaaatatcattttaaagaCACGGTACTGAACAATGGGAGCAACAGGAACAAGGTTAATAAACTGATCA CTCTGACAGTGTCGTTTGTAATCTGCTGGCTTCCGTACTTCCTCATCCGAGTGATACTCGTGGTCGTCGATACAGATAACTTCTCAAGAACTGATCAG TACTGGAGTCCAGCTCATAAGATCGCGATGTTCAACTGCTGGTTCGCTGCGGCCCTCAATCCATTGCTGTTCAGTCTCATGTCCACTAAGTTTCGGAAAGCGCTTAAG AAACTCTGGGAGAGGCGAGTGAAGAAAAGAAATGTTCTTACTGAAAAGTCGTTTTCGAATACTCTGCAAACGAGCCGTATCACAAAAATGGGtatctaa